One genomic segment of Euwallacea fornicatus isolate EFF26 chromosome 18, ASM4011564v1, whole genome shotgun sequence includes these proteins:
- the LOC136344926 gene encoding N-acetylglucosamine-6-sulfatase-like isoform X1 — protein MRCQCIIYFTIVLLGLVLYPVSTKIPTSERASPNFVYILTDDQDLMLNGLIAMKKSLSLIGDRGKFFEHAYVNTPLCCPSRSSILTGKYPHNMGVVNNSLSGNCSSLYWQKYHEPHSVAAILKNRANYTTFYAGKYLNQYGSRYTGGTAYVPKGYDWWVGLKGNSKYYNYTLSINGTNLPVKNLYLTDLLANYSLAFLNQRFIETSPFFMMVAPPASHSPFIPPKRYANKFPGASVVKNPSFNHTPHNKHWIVKMPPKRLPNNITILNQIHRRRLQTLLAVDDLVERIVLQLKKLKIFHKTYFIINSDNGFHIGQFGQPWDKRQPYEADTRVPLLISGPGVGKKILEPYPVSAVDIAPTILDLAGIKPPHHMDGKSFKKQLLNKRNNIGYKFVFMEYWGEGAATDKSVDKSCPWGFDTNVTECSSNQWCKCQDSRNNTYTCVVEFKDELRFKFCRFADRERFVEAYNLFLDPYELKNVYPRMNSKQVRYYNNVLNKFKKCSGRSCKKL, from the exons ATGAGGTGCCagtgtattatttattttactattgTGCTCCTGGGGCTGGTTTTATACCCCGTTTCCACCAAGATCCCAACCAGTGAACGTGCCTCACCTAATTTCGTCTACATCTTAACTGATGATCAGGATTTAATGTTGAATGGCCTG ATTGCCATGAAAAAGTCCTTGAGCCTAATTGGAGATCGAGGAAAGTTCTTTGAACATGCG TATGTTAACACTCCTCTATGTTGCCCCAGCCGCAGTTCCATATTAACAGGCAAATACCCTCACAACATGGGGGTGGTCAACAACTCTTTATCAGGCAATTGCTCAAGCTTGTACTGGCAAAAGTATCACGAGCCTCACTCCGTGGCtgcgattttgaaaaacaGGGCCAATTATACCACTTTCTatgctggaaaatatttaaatcag TATGGTTCTCGATATACTGGTGGCACTGCTTATGTCCCCAAAGGGTATGATTGGTGGGTGGGCTTAAAAGGCAATTCTAAGTATTACAACTATACACTGTCCATTAATGGGACCAATTTACCAGTTAAGAACTTATATTTGACAGATTTGCTG GCCAACTACAGTTTAGCCTTCTTAAATCAGAGATTTATTGAAACTTCACCATTTTTTATGATGGTGGCACCTCCTGCCAGCCATTCGCCATTTATTCCACCGAAACGCTACGCCAATAAGTTTCCTGGGGCCAGTGTGGTGAAGAATCCTTCGTTCAACCATACCCCACATAAT AAACATTGGATTGTGAAGATGCCCCCCAAGCGCTTACCCAATAACATAACAATACTAAATCAGATTCACAGAAGGAGATTGCAAACTCTTCTTGCAGTGGACGATTTAGTGGAGCGCATAGTTTTGCAATTGAAAAAGCTCAAGATATTCCATAAAACTTACTTTATTATCAACTCAGATAATGGATTCCACATTG GTCAGTTTGGACAGCCCTGGGATAAGAGACAGCCCTACGAGGCAGACACTCGAGTTCCACTGTTGATAAGCGGCCCGGGAGTAGGTAAAAAGATCCTTGAACCTTATCCTGTGTCAGCGGTGGACATAGCGCCTACAATTTTGG ATTTGGCGGGAATTAAGCCGCCCCACCACATGGACGGCAAAAGCTTTAAGAAGCAACTATTGAATAAGAGAAATAATATCGGTTACAAGTTCGTTTTCATGGAGTATTGGGGCGAGGGGGCCGCCACAGATAAATCGGTCGACAAAAGTTGTCCTTGGGGTTTCGACACCAACGTAACA GAGTGTAGTTCTAATCAATGGTGCAAATGCCAGGATAGCCGCAATAACACTTACACCTGCGTGGTAGAATTCAAAGACGAACTACGCTTCAAATTTTGTCGGTTTGCAGATAGAGAG CGATTTGTAGAAGCCTACAATCTCTTCCTCGATCCCTATGAATTGAAGAATGTTTACCCCAGAATGAACTCGAAACAGGTTCGATATTACAACAACGTTTTGAACAAGTTCAAAAAGTGTTCGGGTAGGTCTTGCaaaaagttatga
- the LOC136344926 gene encoding N-acetylglucosamine-6-sulfatase-like isoform X2: MKKSLSLIGDRGKFFEHAYVNTPLCCPSRSSILTGKYPHNMGVVNNSLSGNCSSLYWQKYHEPHSVAAILKNRANYTTFYAGKYLNQYGSRYTGGTAYVPKGYDWWVGLKGNSKYYNYTLSINGTNLPVKNLYLTDLLANYSLAFLNQRFIETSPFFMMVAPPASHSPFIPPKRYANKFPGASVVKNPSFNHTPHNKHWIVKMPPKRLPNNITILNQIHRRRLQTLLAVDDLVERIVLQLKKLKIFHKTYFIINSDNGFHIGQFGQPWDKRQPYEADTRVPLLISGPGVGKKILEPYPVSAVDIAPTILDLAGIKPPHHMDGKSFKKQLLNKRNNIGYKFVFMEYWGEGAATDKSVDKSCPWGFDTNVTECSSNQWCKCQDSRNNTYTCVVEFKDELRFKFCRFADRERFVEAYNLFLDPYELKNVYPRMNSKQVRYYNNVLNKFKKCSGRSCKKL; this comes from the exons ATGAAAAAGTCCTTGAGCCTAATTGGAGATCGAGGAAAGTTCTTTGAACATGCG TATGTTAACACTCCTCTATGTTGCCCCAGCCGCAGTTCCATATTAACAGGCAAATACCCTCACAACATGGGGGTGGTCAACAACTCTTTATCAGGCAATTGCTCAAGCTTGTACTGGCAAAAGTATCACGAGCCTCACTCCGTGGCtgcgattttgaaaaacaGGGCCAATTATACCACTTTCTatgctggaaaatatttaaatcag TATGGTTCTCGATATACTGGTGGCACTGCTTATGTCCCCAAAGGGTATGATTGGTGGGTGGGCTTAAAAGGCAATTCTAAGTATTACAACTATACACTGTCCATTAATGGGACCAATTTACCAGTTAAGAACTTATATTTGACAGATTTGCTG GCCAACTACAGTTTAGCCTTCTTAAATCAGAGATTTATTGAAACTTCACCATTTTTTATGATGGTGGCACCTCCTGCCAGCCATTCGCCATTTATTCCACCGAAACGCTACGCCAATAAGTTTCCTGGGGCCAGTGTGGTGAAGAATCCTTCGTTCAACCATACCCCACATAAT AAACATTGGATTGTGAAGATGCCCCCCAAGCGCTTACCCAATAACATAACAATACTAAATCAGATTCACAGAAGGAGATTGCAAACTCTTCTTGCAGTGGACGATTTAGTGGAGCGCATAGTTTTGCAATTGAAAAAGCTCAAGATATTCCATAAAACTTACTTTATTATCAACTCAGATAATGGATTCCACATTG GTCAGTTTGGACAGCCCTGGGATAAGAGACAGCCCTACGAGGCAGACACTCGAGTTCCACTGTTGATAAGCGGCCCGGGAGTAGGTAAAAAGATCCTTGAACCTTATCCTGTGTCAGCGGTGGACATAGCGCCTACAATTTTGG ATTTGGCGGGAATTAAGCCGCCCCACCACATGGACGGCAAAAGCTTTAAGAAGCAACTATTGAATAAGAGAAATAATATCGGTTACAAGTTCGTTTTCATGGAGTATTGGGGCGAGGGGGCCGCCACAGATAAATCGGTCGACAAAAGTTGTCCTTGGGGTTTCGACACCAACGTAACA GAGTGTAGTTCTAATCAATGGTGCAAATGCCAGGATAGCCGCAATAACACTTACACCTGCGTGGTAGAATTCAAAGACGAACTACGCTTCAAATTTTGTCGGTTTGCAGATAGAGAG CGATTTGTAGAAGCCTACAATCTCTTCCTCGATCCCTATGAATTGAAGAATGTTTACCCCAGAATGAACTCGAAACAGGTTCGATATTACAACAACGTTTTGAACAAGTTCAAAAAGTGTTCGGGTAGGTCTTGCaaaaagttatga
- the Vps26 gene encoding vacuolar protein sorting-associated protein 26B-like produces MMSFFGFGQSAEIDIYLDGQEARKTAEVKNEDGKKERMLLYYDGETVSGKVNVSLKKPGSKLEHQGIKIEFIGQIEMFYDRGNHHEFTSLVKELARPGDMIAHTSYPFEFSNVEKPYEVYTGGNVRLRYFLRVTIIRRLADIVKELDIAVHTLCSYPEMNNSIKMEVGIEDCLHIEFEYNKSKYHLKDVIVGKIYFLLVRIKIKHMEIAIIKRETTGSGPNTFTDNVTIAKYEIMDGAPVRGESIPIRVFLAGYDLTPTMRDVNKKFSVRYFLNLVLMDTEDRRYFKQQEITLWRRGDKVRKLNIQSPAIMAGTQNLENTATMYGQQNNGEQDDTEPNDASENEDILSEGAPQKEDFLRSQSNDKLSNVVTDPFDQANTSPTDKSPENQIQNMKREEGDGQNDTAIQSVE; encoded by the exons ATGATG AGTTTTTTTGGCTTTGGTCAGTCCGCAGAAATCGACATTTACCTCGACGGACAAGAAGCACGTAAAACTGCAGAGGTAAAAAACGAGGATGGCAAGAAAGAGCGCATGCTTTTGTATTACGATGGTGAAACCGTGTCTGGCAAG GTGAATGTGAGCTTGAAAAAGCCAGGCAGCAAACTTGAACATCAGGGtatcaaaattgaattcaTAGGACAAATTGAGATGTTTTATGACAGAGGCAATCATCATGAATTTACTTCTTTAGTGAAAGAGTTGGCTCGACCTGGGGATATGATTGCCCATACAAGTTATCCTTTTGAGTTTAGTAATGTTGAGAAACCATATGAGGTGTACACTG GGGGCAATGTGCGTTTAAGATACTTCCTTAGAGTAACAATAATTCGGCGTTTAGCAGATATTGTCAAAGAATTAGATATTGCTGTGCATACCCTGTGCAGTTATCCAGAAATGAATAACTCAATTAAAATGGAGGTTGGAATTGAAGACTGCTTACACATTGAGTTTGAATATAATAAGTCAAA GTATCATTTAAAAGATGTGATAGTggggaaaatatattttctattagtgcgaataaaaattaaacatatggAAATTGCTATTATTAAACGGGAGACTACCGGATCTGGACCTAATACTTTTACGGATAATGTAACCATTGCTAAGTATGAAATCATGGATGGGGCACCTGTTCGAG GAGAAAGCATCCCAATCCGTGTGTTTTTGGCCGGCTATGATTTAACACCCACAATGCGGGATGTTAATAAAAAGTTCTCAGTTAGGTACTTCttgaatttggtcctaatggACACGGAGGATAGGAGATATTTCAAGCAGCAGGAAATCACACTTTGGAGAAGAG GTGACAAAGTCCGAAAACTGAATATTCAATCTCCGGCCATAATGGCGGGTACGCAGAACTTGGAAAATACCGCCACCATGTATGGGCAGCAAAATAACGGGGAGCAAGACGATACCGAACCTAATGATGCGAGCGAAAATGAGGACATTTTGAGTGAGGGGGCGCCGCAGAAGGAGGATTTTTTAAG GTCCCAATCgaatgacaaattaagtaaTGTCGTAACGGACCCATTTGATCAAG caAATACGTCACCTACAGATAAAAGCCCCGAGAATCAAATTCAGAACATGAAACGCGAAGAAGGAGATGGCCAGAACGATACCGCAATTCAGAGTGTCGAGTGA
- the LOC136344925 gene encoding amidophosphoribosyltransferase-like encodes MACKNVPDPKTALDCKIESGLTHECGVFGAIGKDTWETNTEIAQIILIGLQALQHRGQESTGIVTSEGHNDFNIQKGMGLVKNVFTNEILSQLTGIMGIGHTRYSTSAKSTAINAQPFVVHSMHGSLAVAHNGELVNASALRKQVLARGVGLSTHSDSELITQALCLIPPEGEINGPDWPARIRHLMQLAPLSYSLVIMLKDRIYAVRDPYGNRPLCLGKILADSHEMENGYTDDLANKIIDTDKSAEGWVVASESCAFMKITRYIREIKPGEILELTCSGPKTIDIIPTPEGKKMAFCIFEYVYFARPTSIFEGQEVYNARVHCGRQLALEHPVEADIVGSVPESGNAAAHGYSFESNIPQGELLAKNTYVGRTFIQPSNRLRQMNVALKFSPILTNVKGKRIILIDDSIVRGNTVGPIITLLRKAGAKEVHIRIASPPLKYPCYMGINIPTREELIANTKDFEDIALKVGADSLHYLSVEGLVRAVEKDVKIDGREVGHCIACLTGDYPGGLSDKLDW; translated from the exons ATGGCCTGCAAAAATGTGCCTGATCCAAAAACTGCATTGGATTGTAAAATAGAGAGTGGTTTAACCCACGAATGTGGAGTCTTTGGGGCCATAGGCAAGGACACTTGGGAAACGAACACTGAAATTGctcagattattttaattggattGCAGGCCTTACAGCACAG AGGACAAGAATCCACAGGTATAGTTACAAGCGAGGGTCATAATGACTTCAACATTCAAAAAGGGATGGGACTGGTGAAGAATGTTTTTACAAATGAAATTCTATCTCAGCTTACTGGAATTATGGGTATTGGCCATACCAG GTACTCCACGAGTGCAAAATCAACTGCCATAAACGCTCAACCTTTTGTAGTGCATTCAATGCATGGATCATTAGCTGTAGCCCATAATGGAGAGCTGGTAAATGCTTCAGCTTTACGAAAGCAG GTTTTGGCCAGAGGTGTAGGGTTGTCCACTCACTCAGACAGCGAACTCATTACTCAAGCTTTATGTTTAATACCGCCGGAAGGGGAAATTAATGGTCCTGACTGGCCTGCGAGAATTAGGCATTTAATGCAACTCGCCCCTCTTAGTTACTCTTTGGTAATAATGCTAAAAGATCGGATTTATGCTGTTAG GGATCCTTATGGAAATAGGCCATTATGTTTAGGCAAAATTCTAGCAGACTCTCATGAAA TGGAAAATGGCTACACTGATGATCTAGCTAACAAAATCATAGACACTGATAAGTCTGCAGAAGGTTGGGTGGTTGCTTCAGAATCCTGCGCATTTATGAAAATCACTCGTTATATTAGAGAGATAAAACCAGGAGAAATACTGGAGCTCACTTGCAGTGGCCCCAAAACAATAGATATAATCCCAACTCCTGAAGGGAAGAAAATggctttttgcatttttgaatatGTATACTTCGCCAGACCTACAAGTATTTTTGAGGGGCAGGAAGTGTATAATGCCAGGGTACATTGCGGAAGACAGTTGGCATTGGAACATCCTGTGGAGGCCGATATCGTCGGTTCAGTTCCGGAGTCCGGCAATGCTGCTGCTCATGGGTATTCATTTGAG TCGAATATTCCACAAGGCGAATTACTGGCCAAAAATACGTATGTGGGGAGGACTTTCATTCAGCCCAGCAATAGATTGAGGCAGATGAACGTGGCGCTGAAATTTA GTCCAATTCTCACTAATGTAAAAGGAAAAcggattattttaattgatgaTTCGATTGTGAGAGGGAACACTGTCGGTCCCATCATTACATTGCTACGAAAAGCTGGGGCCAAAGAAGTTCATATCAG aaTCGCCAGTCCTCCATTGAAATATCCGTGCTACATGGGCATTAATATACCAACTCGCGAAGAGCTAATCGCAAACACCAAGGATTTCGAAGATATTGCTTTGAAAGTTG GAGCCGACAGTTTGCACTATCTAAGCGTGGAAGGCTTAGTGCGGGCAGTTGAAAAGGACGTCAAGATAGATGGACGAGAAGTGGGTCATTGTATTGCGTGTCTCACCGGGGACTACCCGGGAGGATTATCCGATAAACTGGACTGGTGA
- the sesB gene encoding ADP,ATP carrier protein: MSLGDPVAFMKDFLAGGISAAVSKTCVAPIERVKLLLQVQHISKQIPEDQRYKGMVDCFVRIPKEQGVLAYWRGNTANVIRYFPTQALNFAFKDKYKQIFLSGVDKKTQFWRYFLGNLASGGAAGATSLCFVYPLDFARTRLAADVGKAGADREFSGLGNCLVKIFKSDGLGGLYKGFGVSVQGIIIYRAAFFGFYDTAKGILPDPKNTPLVISWAIAQTVTTVAGIISYPFDTVRRRMMMQSGRAKSEVVYKSTAHCWATIAKQEGAGAFFKGAFSNVLRGTGGAIVLVLYDEIKNLF; encoded by the exons ATGTCTCTCGGCGATCCCGTTGCTTTTATGAAAGATTTCCTCGCTGGTGGCATCTCTGCAGCCGTTTCCAAGACATGCGTGGCCCCCATCGAACGTGTCAAATTGCTGTTGCAAGTGCAACACATCTCCAAACAAATCCCTGAAGATCAACGCTACAAGG GTATGGTCGACTGTTTCGTTCGAATCCCCAAAGAACAAGGTGTATTAGCCTACTGGCGTGGTAATACTGCTAACGTAATCAG ATACTTCCCCAcacaagctttgaacttcgcTTTTAAGGACAAATACAAGCAAATCTTCTTGAGTGGCGTCGACAAGAAAACCCAGTTCTGGAGGTACTTCCTTGGAAACTTGGCATCTGGTGGTGCTGCCGGAGCCACCTCTCTTTGCTTCGTCTACCCCCTTGATTTCGCTAGGACTAG ATTGGCCGCCGATGTAGGTAAAGCTGGAGCTGATCGTGAATTCAGCGGTTTGGGTAACTGCTTGGTCAAGATTTTCAAATCTGACGGTCTTGGCGGTCTGTACAAAGGATTTGGTGTCTCAGTACAGGGCATCATCATCTACAGAGCGGCCTTCTTCGGTTTCTACGACACAGCCAAGGGTATCCTGCCTGATCCTAAGAACACTCCTCTTGTCATTTCGTGGGCTATTGCTCAG ACTGTAACCACCGTTGCCGGTATTATTTCCTATCCATTCGACACCGTGCGTAGGCGTATGATGATGCAATCTGGAAGGGCTAAAAGTGAAGTCGTCTACAAAAGCACTGCTCACTGCTGGGCCACGATCGCTAAACAAGAAG gtgcTGGAGCATTCTTCAAGGGCGCGTTCTCCAACGTCCTTAGAGGTACCGGTGGTGCCATCGTCCTGGTACTTTACGATGAAATCAAAAACCTCTTTTAA